A region of Chlorogloeopsis sp. ULAP01 DNA encodes the following proteins:
- a CDS encoding iron-containing alcohol dehydrogenase family protein, whose amino-acid sequence MPNQFTEKLSTQTPTSLLPLTVAPAKVIRGSQILTQVSDAIARLGSRPLIVGGDRTLKVTQSYLQPVLERQQLQYAQASYTPNCSEASLKALRQAAKEHKADVIIGVGGGKALDTAKLLAQQLQIPVVTIPTSAATCAAWTALSNVYSDEGAFLYDVALDRCPDLLILDYDLIQTAPQRTLVAGIGDAIAKWYEASVSSGHSEQTLIIAAVQQARILRDILFQKSAAAVQQAGSEVWREVVDATVLLAGVIGGIGGAQCRTVAAHAVHNGLTHICGSGSIHGEKVAYGILVQLRLEEMIQGNQLAASARQQLLKFYAEIGLPQKLSDLGLGNITLSELQTAAEIALAPHSDIHRLPFQVALEQLMAAMVSTTAPVEGNRNQLGLTPAVKEEIQQ is encoded by the coding sequence ATGCCTAATCAATTTACGGAAAAGTTGTCTACTCAAACTCCTACTAGTTTACTTCCGCTCACGGTAGCACCAGCAAAAGTTATCCGTGGCTCTCAAATTTTAACGCAGGTATCTGATGCAATTGCTCGCTTGGGTAGCCGTCCTCTAATTGTGGGAGGCGATCGCACATTAAAAGTCACCCAATCCTATTTGCAGCCAGTTTTGGAACGGCAGCAGTTACAATATGCCCAAGCATCTTATACTCCTAATTGTAGTGAGGCTAGCCTCAAAGCTTTACGTCAGGCGGCAAAAGAACATAAAGCCGATGTCATTATCGGCGTGGGTGGCGGGAAAGCACTGGATACAGCTAAATTACTTGCCCAGCAGTTGCAAATACCAGTGGTGACAATCCCAACTTCAGCAGCTACCTGTGCCGCTTGGACTGCTCTCTCAAATGTGTATTCTGATGAGGGAGCATTTTTGTATGATGTAGCGTTAGATCGTTGTCCCGATTTACTAATCCTTGACTACGATCTGATTCAAACTGCGCCACAACGGACTTTAGTTGCAGGTATTGGAGATGCGATCGCCAAATGGTACGAAGCCTCGGTTAGTAGCGGACATTCGGAACAAACATTAATAATTGCTGCTGTGCAACAGGCACGAATCTTGCGCGATATCCTTTTCCAAAAATCTGCTGCTGCCGTGCAACAAGCTGGAAGCGAAGTTTGGCGAGAAGTTGTAGACGCTACTGTGTTACTAGCAGGGGTAATTGGTGGTATTGGTGGTGCTCAGTGTCGTACCGTTGCTGCCCACGCCGTACACAATGGATTAACGCACATTTGTGGAAGTGGCAGCATTCATGGTGAAAAAGTTGCCTATGGGATCTTGGTACAACTGCGTTTAGAAGAAATGATTCAAGGCAATCAGCTAGCAGCATCTGCTAGACAACAGTTGTTGAAATTCTACGCAGAAATTGGACTACCACAAAAATTGAGCGATTTAGGTTTGGGTAATATCACTCTAAGTGAACTGCAAACCGCCGCGGAAATTGCTCTAGCTCCTCACTCTGATATCCACAGACTACCGTTTCAGGTTGCTCTGGAACAGTTGATGGCAGCAATGGTTTCTACCACTGCACCAGTAGAAGGAAATCGCAACCAGTTGGGTTTAACACCTGCTGTGAAAGAAGAAATACAGCAATGA
- a CDS encoding peptidoglycan-binding protein, translating to MQWTSDSSNTVPEIAQAQFNKPELRLGSKGEVVEELQKLLTRWGIYTGVIDGNFDKVTEGSVKEYQRRVFLAEDGIVSEKTWHALYMGMPVGLPELGKGCKGDLVKRLQRLLKSTQDYVGYVDGDFGELTEAALQSWQRRHNLPNTGIVDESTWRALSRIPR from the coding sequence ATGCAATGGACAAGTGATAGCAGCAACACCGTGCCTGAGATAGCACAGGCACAGTTTAACAAACCAGAGCTGCGGCTAGGTTCCAAAGGTGAGGTGGTGGAAGAGTTACAAAAGCTTTTAACTAGGTGGGGTATTTACACAGGAGTTATTGACGGCAACTTTGATAAAGTTACAGAAGGAAGCGTAAAAGAATACCAACGCCGGGTTTTTTTAGCAGAAGATGGTATTGTTTCAGAAAAAACTTGGCACGCTTTGTATATGGGTATGCCTGTGGGGCTGCCAGAATTAGGAAAAGGCTGCAAAGGAGATTTAGTGAAGAGGTTGCAGCGTTTATTGAAATCAACGCAAGATTATGTCGGATATGTTGACGGTGACTTTGGAGAGCTAACAGAAGCAGCCTTGCAAAGCTGGCAAAGACGTCATAACTTACCTAATACAGGTATTGTTGATGAAAGTACCTGGCGTGCCTTGAGTAGAATTCCGCGTTAG
- a CDS encoding Ycf51 family protein, translating to MFSQAEFLQYAQWSGIATLVFAAVAVLGFILKWGFRFRLVGTTGFMLVLTAGLFALSLAPLTRTVIPGAVRYSLVYDNGATQAVITISPQITPTELEATLRQAASDLYSYGRLGKPGENFLTIRARTVLHPEPGTSVPFYLGQVRRSLATREDPQMAIEVYQDKFAQLPKVNT from the coding sequence ATGTTCTCGCAAGCTGAGTTTCTTCAGTACGCCCAATGGTCGGGTATTGCTACGTTGGTATTTGCTGCCGTAGCTGTCTTGGGTTTTATTTTAAAATGGGGTTTCCGCTTTCGGCTTGTAGGTACGACAGGTTTTATGTTGGTGCTAACAGCTGGTTTATTTGCTCTCTCGCTAGCTCCTTTAACTCGTACCGTGATCCCCGGTGCAGTGCGATACAGTCTTGTTTATGACAATGGAGCAACACAAGCAGTAATTACCATATCTCCCCAAATTACACCGACAGAACTAGAAGCAACTTTACGCCAAGCAGCCAGTGATTTATATTCTTATGGACGCTTAGGTAAACCAGGAGAAAATTTTTTGACGATTCGCGCCCGTACTGTTCTCCATCCAGAGCCAGGTACGTCTGTACCATTCTACTTGGGACAGGTGAGGCGATCGCTCGCTACTCGTGAAGATCCACAAATGGCAATTGAAGTTTATCAAGATAAATTTGCCCAATTGCCAAAGGTTAACACGTGA
- a CDS encoding saccharopine dehydrogenase NADP-binding domain-containing protein, producing the protein MTDRVLILGGRGRIGSSVAQDLVTHTQAEVIITGRTPTTGLQAGLQLGSQVQFLVLDLADVEKLEEVITSSNLVIHCAGPFHHRDANVLKICIAKGVNYIDVSDHRSFTSKALEYHEQATAAGVTAVVNTGIFPGISNSMVRHDVEQFETPEKIHLSYLVSGSGGAGITVMRTTFLGLQNPFEAWIDGKWQTVKPYSEREAVNFPSPYGRSGVYWFDMPETFTLPHAFPEVKTVITKFGSVPDFYNHLTWIAAHVFPKSWIKNHKGVEFLSHVSHFMTDVSDRFTGIGVAVRSEVTGQKDGKKSVYCSTLIHKNTAAAAGCGTGSLGQLLLEGKLKKPGVWPVEEVLSTDLFTEVMESRGITIHQGWIEKFGEQ; encoded by the coding sequence ATGACAGATCGGGTTTTAATTCTTGGAGGAAGGGGGCGGATCGGTAGTAGTGTTGCTCAGGATTTAGTCACCCATACACAGGCAGAAGTAATTATAACTGGACGCACTCCTACAACTGGGCTACAAGCAGGCTTGCAACTCGGTTCACAAGTGCAATTTTTAGTATTGGACTTGGCTGATGTGGAAAAATTAGAGGAGGTGATCACTTCTTCTAACTTAGTCATTCACTGTGCGGGGCCATTTCATCACCGAGATGCTAATGTTTTGAAAATATGTATTGCAAAAGGCGTTAATTATATAGATGTCAGCGACCATCGTTCTTTTACTAGCAAGGCTCTAGAATATCATGAGCAAGCTACTGCTGCGGGTGTGACGGCTGTGGTTAATACAGGGATTTTTCCCGGTATTTCTAATAGTATGGTTCGTCATGATGTAGAGCAATTTGAGACACCAGAAAAGATTCATTTGAGTTATTTGGTGTCTGGTTCTGGTGGTGCTGGGATCACAGTCATGCGGACAACGTTTTTAGGTTTACAAAATCCTTTTGAAGCTTGGATAGATGGTAAATGGCAAACAGTAAAACCTTACAGCGAGCGCGAAGCTGTTAATTTCCCATCTCCCTACGGACGTAGTGGAGTTTATTGGTTTGATATGCCCGAAACCTTCACTCTACCCCACGCTTTCCCAGAAGTTAAAACCGTCATTACCAAATTTGGTTCTGTTCCTGATTTTTATAATCATCTCACTTGGATAGCGGCTCATGTTTTTCCTAAATCGTGGATCAAAAATCATAAAGGTGTAGAATTTTTGTCTCATGTCAGCCATTTTATGACTGATGTTAGCGATCGCTTCACGGGTATTGGGGTAGCAGTTCGTTCGGAAGTTACAGGACAAAAAGATGGTAAAAAATCCGTTTATTGTTCAACTTTAATCCATAAAAATACTGCTGCTGCTGCTGGTTGTGGTACTGGCAGTCTCGGTCAATTGCTACTAGAAGGTAAACTTAAAAAACCAGGAGTTTGGCCGGTTGAAGAAGTACTGTCAACAGATTTGTTTACAGAAGTAATGGAAAGTCGGGGTATAACAATTCACCAAGGTTGGATAGAAAAGTTTGGCGAGCAATAA
- the crtO gene encoding beta-carotene ketolase CrtO codes for MEAYDVVIIGAGHNGLVCAAYLLNAGYSVLLLEARSLPGGGATTEELLPKEAPGFKFNPCAINHLFIFLGSVIQELELHKYGLEYLFCDPVVFCPHPDGKYFLAHKSVEKTCAEIARYSQRDAHKYAEYIDFWQRFVTGITPFFNAPPKSIVDAAGNYNLKNLQDLFSIVGGTNTTLDLIRTLLSSATDNINEYFDSEFLKAPLARLSAELSSPPSQKAMSFGAMMLALRHHPGMARPRGGSGALTDALVNCVKSQGGAILTNQNVEKILVDDGKAVGVRVTGNKEYRATKGVISNIDAKRLFLQLVDSEDVDSSDRNLRERLERRIVNNNETILKIDCALSEPLHFEYHQHKDEYLIGSILIADSVNHVEQAHSEISLGKIPDDNPSMYLVMPTGLDPSMAPQGKHTLWIEFFAPYQIAGAEGTGLKGTGWTNDLKNKVADKVLDKLAQYSPNLKHSIIARHVESPAELGERLGSYKGNYYHIDMTLEQMMCFRPLPELANYTTPIENLYLTGAGTHPGGSISGMPGRNCARVFLHHQKPLAQTLKEAGSSIKSAIGSVFQGE; via the coding sequence ATGGAAGCGTATGACGTTGTAATTATTGGTGCTGGACATAATGGTTTAGTTTGCGCCGCCTATCTCCTCAATGCTGGTTATAGCGTCTTGCTTTTGGAAGCGCGATCGCTACCTGGTGGTGGTGCCACAACTGAAGAACTTTTGCCGAAAGAAGCACCTGGATTTAAGTTCAATCCTTGCGCAATTAATCACTTATTTATTTTCTTAGGTTCAGTCATTCAAGAATTAGAATTACACAAGTATGGCTTAGAATATCTTTTCTGCGATCCAGTTGTTTTTTGTCCCCACCCAGATGGGAAGTATTTCTTAGCTCATAAATCTGTTGAAAAAACTTGTGCAGAAATTGCCCGTTACAGTCAACGCGATGCTCATAAATATGCTGAATATATTGACTTTTGGCAGCGCTTTGTGACAGGAATTACTCCCTTTTTCAATGCACCACCTAAATCTATCGTTGATGCTGCTGGAAATTACAACCTCAAAAATCTCCAAGATTTGTTTTCGATAGTGGGCGGTACTAACACAACTCTAGATTTAATTCGTACCTTACTCAGCAGTGCAACTGATAATATCAACGAGTATTTTGATTCTGAATTTCTTAAAGCACCCCTGGCTCGATTATCGGCGGAACTAAGTTCGCCTCCTTCGCAAAAAGCCATGTCCTTTGGAGCGATGATGTTGGCACTGCGCCATCATCCTGGTATGGCACGCCCTCGTGGTGGTTCTGGCGCACTCACCGATGCTTTAGTAAATTGTGTCAAAAGCCAAGGTGGTGCAATCCTAACTAACCAAAATGTAGAGAAAATATTAGTTGATGATGGTAAAGCTGTTGGTGTGAGAGTTACTGGCAACAAAGAATATCGCGCTACAAAAGGTGTAATTTCTAATATTGATGCCAAACGATTGTTTTTGCAATTAGTGGATAGTGAGGATGTAGATAGCAGCGATCGCAATTTACGAGAAAGATTAGAACGCCGTATTGTCAACAATAACGAAACAATTCTTAAAATTGATTGTGCCTTATCTGAACCACTGCACTTTGAGTATCATCAACATAAAGACGAGTATTTAATCGGTTCTATTCTGATTGCCGATTCTGTCAATCATGTAGAACAAGCTCACAGTGAAATTAGTTTGGGAAAAATTCCCGATGATAATCCTTCAATGTACTTAGTAATGCCTACTGGACTCGACCCTTCAATGGCTCCTCAAGGCAAGCATACATTATGGATAGAGTTTTTTGCCCCTTATCAAATAGCTGGTGCAGAAGGAACAGGATTAAAAGGTACAGGTTGGACAAATGATCTGAAAAATAAAGTTGCAGACAAAGTTTTAGATAAACTAGCCCAGTATTCGCCCAATCTCAAACATTCTATCATTGCTCGTCATGTTGAAAGTCCTGCTGAGTTAGGAGAACGTTTGGGAAGTTACAAGGGGAATTACTACCACATCGACATGACTTTGGAACAGATGATGTGCTTTCGTCCGTTGCCAGAATTGGCCAATTATACAACTCCAATTGAAAATTTGTATCTTACTGGTGCAGGAACTCATCCAGGTGGTTCAATTTCTGGAATGCCAGGGCGCAATTGTGCGCGGGTATTTTTGCATCACCAGAAACCTTTAGCACAGACACTAAAAGAAGCAGGTAGTTCCATTAAATCTGCGATTGGATCTGTTTTTCAAGGTGAATGA
- the crtO gene encoding beta-carotene ketolase CrtO — protein MRKAFISTIATMQEYDVVIIGAGHNGLVCAAYLLKAGYSVLLLEKRSVPGGAATTEECLPQEAPGFKFNLCAIDHEFIHLGPVVQELELEKYGLEYLECDPVVFCPHPDGKYFLGHQSLEKTCAGIARYNERDAKKYAEFTDYWQRALGAMIPMFNAPPKSVLDILGNYDVTKIKDLFSVIGSPNKTLDFVRNMLTSAEDLLNEWFDEEFLKAPLARLASELGAPPSQKTIAIGAIMMAMRHNPGMARPRGGTGALVQALVNLVTSKGGVILTDQHVSKVLIDNGRAVGVRVANGKEYRAKYGVISNIDAKRVFLQLMDKGDVDAVDAELRERLERRIVNNNETILKIDLALNEVPRFERYEHRNEYLIGSVLIADSVAHVEQAHSKCTLGEIPDSDPSMYVVVPTVLDPSMAPPGKHTVWIEFFSPYQIAGAEGTGLNGTGWTDELKNKVADRVVDKLAEYAPNLKNSIIARRVESPAELGERLGAYKGNYYHVDMTLDQMVFFRPLPEIANYKTPIENLFLTGAGTHPGGSISGMPGRNCARVFLQSKHPIAQTLKDARDSIKSTVESVFGMNK, from the coding sequence ATTAGAAAAGCATTTATTTCCACAATTGCCACTATGCAAGAGTACGATGTTGTGATTATTGGTGCAGGACACAATGGATTAGTTTGTGCTGCCTACTTACTAAAAGCAGGATATAGTGTTCTACTATTGGAAAAGCGTTCTGTTCCTGGAGGTGCGGCAACTACCGAAGAATGCTTACCTCAAGAAGCACCGGGATTTAAATTTAACTTGTGTGCTATTGACCACGAATTTATTCACCTTGGGCCAGTAGTTCAAGAGTTAGAATTGGAAAAATATGGTTTGGAATATCTCGAATGTGATCCAGTAGTATTTTGCCCGCATCCAGATGGTAAATATTTTTTAGGTCATCAGTCTTTAGAAAAGACTTGTGCAGGAATCGCCCGTTACAATGAGCGTGATGCTAAAAAATACGCAGAGTTTACCGATTATTGGCAACGGGCATTGGGTGCGATGATTCCTATGTTCAACGCACCACCAAAGTCAGTCTTAGACATTTTAGGTAATTACGACGTCACCAAAATCAAAGATTTATTCTCGGTAATAGGTTCTCCTAACAAGACACTGGACTTTGTTCGCAATATGTTAACCAGTGCAGAGGATCTTCTTAACGAGTGGTTTGATGAAGAATTCCTCAAAGCACCTCTAGCAAGACTGGCTTCTGAACTTGGTGCGCCACCTTCGCAAAAAACCATTGCTATTGGTGCGATAATGATGGCGATGCGTCACAACCCTGGTATGGCAAGACCTCGTGGTGGTACTGGGGCTTTAGTGCAAGCTTTGGTAAATTTAGTGACAAGTAAAGGCGGTGTTATCTTAACTGATCAGCACGTGAGTAAAGTTTTGATTGATAATGGACGTGCTGTTGGTGTGCGGGTGGCAAATGGTAAAGAATACAGAGCTAAATATGGTGTTATTTCTAATATTGATGCCAAGCGGGTATTCTTGCAATTGATGGATAAAGGTGATGTTGATGCAGTTGATGCAGAGTTGCGGGAAAGATTAGAACGCCGCATTGTTAATAACAATGAAACCATTCTCAAGATAGACTTGGCTTTAAATGAAGTGCCGCGTTTTGAACGCTACGAACATAGAAATGAGTATTTAATCGGCTCTGTTTTAATTGCAGATTCGGTTGCTCACGTAGAACAAGCCCACAGCAAATGTACCTTAGGAGAGATTCCCGATTCTGATCCGTCAATGTATGTGGTGGTGCCAACTGTGTTAGATCCGTCGATGGCACCTCCAGGCAAACATACAGTGTGGATTGAATTTTTCTCTCCTTATCAAATAGCTGGTGCAGAAGGTACAGGTTTGAATGGTACTGGTTGGACAGACGAACTGAAAAATAAAGTTGCTGATAGGGTAGTAGATAAGTTAGCAGAGTATGCACCAAATTTAAAAAATTCAATTATCGCCCGTCGTGTCGAAAGTCCGGCAGAATTGGGAGAAAGACTGGGTGCATATAAGGGAAACTACTACCACGTTGACATGACTCTGGATCAGATGGTGTTTTTCCGTCCCTTACCAGAAATCGCTAACTACAAAACACCAATTGAGAATTTATTCTTGACTGGTGCGGGGACACATCCAGGTGGCTCTATTTCTGGAATGCCAGGACGTAATTGTGCGCGGGTATTTTTACAGAGTAAGCATCCCATTGCTCAGACTTTGAAAGATGCACGCGACTCAATCAAGTCAACGGTTGAGTCTGTATTTGGGATGAATAAGTAA